In the genome of Hevea brasiliensis isolate MT/VB/25A 57/8 chromosome 14, ASM3005281v1, whole genome shotgun sequence, the window agagaaatgtgggttggcttaagatctcccatgttgagcttctcatagatggagaggggcataaggcttacactagcccctaaatcacataaagcttttatagaacatgattccccaatgtggcatggaattgaaaaactccctggatccttgagctttggaggaagtttcctttggaggatagcactgcattcctcagttaaggctacagtctcatcATCTTTAAGTctcctcttatttgagagaatttcttttagaaacttagcataagaaggcatttgggaaagagcatcaataaaaggcacatttatatatagcttcttcaaaacctctaagaacttcccaaattgcttatcaagcttggctttttgaaatctctgtggaaagggaagctgtggcttgtaaggctctggaggtatatatttctcttctttctctccaacctcctctttaccttttcttgcactccctttttcactcttttgtttttcatctccctcaaaatcttcctcattttctctcttttcaactttttcactcttctcattatgcactattttaccactcctcagtgtgatggcatgacattgctcccttggattttctgtttgactaggaagtttccccatagaattggtacttgatgagcatgcttgttgtgcaatctgattttccagcatcctattgtgtgtttgcatttgttccagccttgctgtCATCTCTCTTAACTCTTCATCACGCTTaatttgattagcaagaatttgttgtaataaagcctctgtggtggaactttgttcttgctgtcttggtaaaggtgcagtatttgcattcttttgctgaaaactaggtggtggttgcctaggttgttggtattgatgctcttgttgttgtgatggaaagttctgagttgaagcttgattttgctgattctcccatgaaaaattgggatgattcctccaagcatatgaaggataatctactccacagctcattgttccttctgcataagtaacttgttgagaacttccagagcatgatgatgaactgactagcatacttaaatcctccattttcttagcaaggacattagtgagtgcatcaaatttggcattgatcatgttgaatggattaagctcatacattccagcaacttgccttttttgagttggagttgaccctcttggactactccatagatgactgttctttgctattttctctaataactcataagcttcatcttcatgcttaatgatgaattaCACACCAGattgagcatcaatgattcctctgatagcaggagtgacatttgtgtaaaaattctagtttatcatccatttaggaatggcatgatgtggacattgtctctccaactccttccatctcatccatgactcataaagagtctcatcttctcttggtctaaaagcaatcatttgattcctcaactcttgagtttttccaggtggaaagtattgggcaagaaatacatcagtgagctgctcccaatttgtaattgagttgtgaggtaaagaatcaagccaatccaatgctctatctttcaaagagaatggaaacaattttagccttgctacatcatcagatactccaggttgtttttgcatgtcacaaatcatagcaaacttcttcagatgtgtgtgtggattttcagaaggatgacccccaaattgagaattctgaatcatttgaaggactccaaaatccatcttgtaactatttacatcaattcttggtcttgctatgctctctctcaagtcatcaaaacgaggaaaagcatgatccatcatacttcccctaggcagatTAGCATTTACTACCTCTTCaccatgggctgcattttcattattttgaccatttccagcattaccaacaccaattctaattctttcatcagccatgtctgcttctaattcagtttctatcaaggcttcttttctttttctggtttctttcttgttggccttacaaaatttctcaatttcagagttgaataataaggatgtatcacttgtgcttctagctcttctcataaaagattaagagtacctgaaaaagaacaaacaaacacaaaatgaaaagataacagagataaaactaaaaaacaactaaaataatcaagaattcaatcttaaacaaacaactccccggcaacggcgctaaaaacttgatgcgtcccaaccgcaagtgcacgggtcgtacaagtagtatagaaaaatatcgatcccacgaggagttgtgttaatgattgaattttcgatataaaagttgactaaattgaagtatttatgaaattaaaataatgacttaatgggtaatggagtatgaaatctaaatgtgcaaatttaataatctattcaactatgtaatgatttaactaaatttgcatcaaattaaaataaagcaaattcaaatatggcaatattcaaaatggcaagtaattaaattcgattagaaattaacaatgataaaaaggcgattccggagttcgggatttcatattcaagctattttgggattttccctagctaacccaatccatgaaatttatgggtttaaaggagattaattctaaaatcctttgaaaactctttcgagtgagacaaagagtgccttaattaacttaatcctactttcgtggagttaaaattaaccaagacccattaggttctttaatcaatctattaaaaccctcttaacccttagtctatttctagatctaagttaattaagtccaatttcttgattaactatcacttggttttctcctttcggtgcttcaaccaaggattaagaacataacttaatggggcccttcattaagcatgtgaataagcacacaagaaatggattaaacctcataaattcattaaattgggactaacccagttcaaatccacaaaaataactaaaatattacatcccttactccagaatcaaaagtaaactactcactatccataatgcttacaagatatgatgagtttaaatggaaataaagctttaatctaagctaagaagtaagaaattaaacactagaaatgtagaaaaatgtaaaagaaggaagaaatctgcaaatcttggttaaaaatggtgtggaaggtgaaaatgactcctcaaattctgcctctcttctcctcttcttcttttctccttgcctcccttttttaaaatgggaaaatgagactatatatagcatttttctgacatggagccctaaaatagtatgttctaggaggaatacattaagggaatcttacacgactcattaatgaactctttatgggatcgcataagtggatcgcataagttatgcatcccTTATGCGATTACCGggttctgggtcacttatgcgaagctgcatgacttggtgcataggttatgcacaatttcgtgaatgtgcataagggaggtgagaatgtgcataagctatgcagtctccttatgcacatttcagctggttctggaacagtgatcttcctccttatgcagatctgcatagcttatgcggcaagttatgcacagtttggtcaatgcatatttcagcttgaaaacttgttttttttgacctctttttgctgtagaagacactcctcaatgacaaaattctctttagtccttcaaaaacaccattttccctacaaaacaaagtaaaaattacaaattagtgcaaaattgacaactatgaaaaactaactaattaactaatgaaattagctaaaaatgactaataaccaaataaaatgattgtgaaattagacctaaatgactatgcaaaatgtgtgcATCAAGAACCCGGTGGCAatgaatgtaaccactctctagctcggtccttcaaagaaaaaggaaataatctgagtcgaattgcatcatcagaaactccatttatcttcaacatatcactgatctcaagaaagtatgccagatgcacatgtggactttcacttggatttcctccaaattatgattgttgtaccatctgacagagtgcaggcttcagttcaaaattattagcttctactcttggtcttgtgatacttggcatgaaatccccaatgttaggataggcatgatccttcacagagcggttgttattgttgttgttggccatttcttcttgtaattgctcttgctcttgtgctctttcttgttgttgttgagctttaatttcagcttttcttctcttagattctgctcttaaagcttttgctgtcttttctatttctggatcaaagaataaattgatttcttcactttttgtccttctcataaaataaagcacctgaaaaaacaaaataaacaaattctcaaagtaaaatggtaaaaagaaaataaaataaaatgcccaaattaaccaaacaaacaattgttcaatatcaaacaaaaatcaaatccccggcaacggcgccaaaaacttgatgtggcgaatccgcaagtatacgggtcgtctcaagtaataaagtgatgaatcaagtatcgttcccacgaggatttgacgtttgattaccaaactatgaatgaagcgattatttgggctaatgattgatgaataaatggtaaatgtaaataagcaagggaaattgattaatctaattgaaatgggtaaagagcaaacaaataaattctagatctagtttgcaattaaactaaattaacaatgggcaattcaaatcaaagtctaattatgttaaaagtgattccagagttgggggtttatgcataaattaattggaatttgtcttgggcatttcaatttttagggaaaaatagagtttgaaggaaattgattctaaattcctttgatatctttttcaagcaaaccaaagtgtgttctaaaataaccaaacctactttcgtatgttatttgattactttaaaacccattaagttttgtaaccaataattaattcctcttaaaatcctagtttatttctaaatctaggtgatcaatccttgattatctatcaatgactttcaccttttggtccttcaatcaaagattaacataatacccaatgggtaccaatattaagcaagtaaatcaagcacacaaggaaggaatcaaaactcatatttatgtaaaataaggaaatacccagtccaaatccacaaattaatctaaaacatgtttcccaactctgaaatctaaagagtttactcactcatgatggtatttacaagaaatattgatagaaaagtaaagaaaaacatgataagaggactaaaatagaaaaatccaggtggaagaaccaaaatctctggtttctggagctccaaaactggtgcagcagctcctccccaaGAGAAAATAGCGtcccctctctctctttctattaaattttctttcctttttgtttttcctccctttcctcttgtggcaaaaattaggaaatgatgaatttatatggtcccaaaaagctgccctaaaagtaaataagagccaaggagtggataggaaatgaggtgtaaaattatccaagtcagcagcattttTCACGTTAGGCGATGCCGCTAggtcggcttaaccctaagcgacTTCAGTCGCATGTCGCTTAAGGTTGCGGACCCTCGAAAtttcggcagacttagagtaaaatagacttttctgctcatgcttgacttgtgctgcacctcaAGCACTGCTGCTTTACCCTAAGCGggatcttaagcaaagtctcaagcaaatttcggttaacttgctctttcaaagcttgattttcttcaactttcctctatgcttaaaggactccaaatttcttcaaatcatttCCTAATGCACTCTTTGATCtttgatttgccacaaaatcctatcaaaaacaacaaaattacgaaaatcaaatataaagtatctaaagttaacaaataagctaaaataaagctaaaaacataaaatatactaaaatataagggcaaaatggatgcaaaactaccctaaaatgcctatatgaaatgagtgtaacaaatacctccctattatatatatatatatatatatatatatatatatatatatatatatatatatatatatatatatatatatatatatatatatatatatatatccatcgcaattgaaataaatattaatttactcTTTAAATTAGCAATTAGAAACAATTAAACATAAATCCTTAGTCCTTCAATTTTTACAAAagtaatagttttttttttcagaattaaaaaaaaaaacttaaaagaaaatttttcaaaaaaattataggaaattaaaacatgtaaatattaaaaaaatatagaggtatacgttaattaatttttacaaatGTAAGCAACGGTATTATAGCGCCAATTTCTTTGTTTTGAGAAAGTAAAGAAATTAAGCAGCCTTAACGTGAAGGAAGATTCACGTGAAATTAAGTAGTTAAATTCTCCTTAATTATGCCTTTGCAACTGCATGGGTTTGTGAACATTAATTTTGCAAAATAGCAAGCCAATCTCCATATTCCAATCCTAGTCCTAGGGCAGAACATAATAAGGAACCTAAGTCAACAGCAGATTATGAAAGCTCAAATGTAGATCATATCAGCATTTCTCTTTTAACTTTCCCATCACGTCTGTGTTACGGCTCAGAAAACTCGTTAATTTATATATCTAAATATATAAAACAAATTAAtctcttctaaaaatttttcatgTAGCATTCTCAAAAAAAGGTTGCCatctaatattttaaaaattttgcactcTCTCATTTTtatgtattaaataaattttaatttactttaatatcattttatttttatttatcttattttaatatgtatttaataaagacatactttcaattatatatattaattgaaatatatatttacatataacgaattataaaaaaaaagcaaaattttATGTGCATAGTCATAGTAAACTAGAAATTTgtattaatattcaatttttcattattttcttgATATTTTTTATAGTACAATTAATAAATCatcgaaataaaattttatttttatattcaagtgaatattattaatttatgatttttatttattttcataaatatatttattgttgacttattattattattattattattattattattattatgctaAGGGGTAATTTATTTATaagatataattaatttaattacatcaaattttctctatttttgtttaattagttattcaatttctttaaattattattatttattaacttattaattctaaaattatgTATATGTAAGCTATAAATTGTTAAATGATTACCCTTTTAATGATATAAATAAGTAACCATTATTTTTAGGTAAGTTATAATATATAAACATATATTTATTCTATTTACTTATAATTTTATATAGTGCTTACATATAATTTTgctttcattttttttccttttgcgctatttttatgattttcagattattaatattatttttagaataatattaatattattaaataaatataatatttgaatatattatttttttattatttcaaaaggatataaaatttttttatattttaaagtgatgaaaataattatataatttaattaattttaaattattttatatttttaatcgatatttctattatattattatatttttattaattttattatgaaatttttattaaaaattttgagagatAAAATGTTTAATCGAAGATGcaattaacaataaatttaaaatattattttgtttttatatattaaattataattaacaaTGTGTCAGAGCACGGTAATTTGTTTGTTAATTATATTAgggagataatattttatattttgtatttattattaCTGTTATTGTaggaaattatatatatttatatttattataaaattttaatattctgCAAATGCACTTAAAAATGTTGTAATTATCAGTTCATGTATTAATttacccatatatatatatatatatatatatatagaaaagaaCATTGATATAATCAAGAATTGCTGGCAATTTAATTAAAAGCTTGGCTTATTTGAGCATAGATAATGGAAAAGCTTTCGATAGTTTCTACGATTGAACGTTGCCTTCCACATTAAATTTGGAATTGAAATTtcagatgacttatttgatcatagatagtagaaaaaataaaattatttttttaattagtgttttcAGTTTTAGATTCAcatattattttgataaaatatttttaaaaatacattatttaaataattaacccGAAAGAAGCacagtggaagaaattgcattCAGTTTTACTAGAAGGAAAAGTAGAAAATGAAGGGAAAAGCTCTTGATAGTTTCCATACGGAGACCCCACAAGCTTTTTAGTTGCCATCCGCTTAGCAAAGATGAAAGAAGCTGGTTGAACCCCACACACTAAGAGCCCCAATCAGACCTGCCTTGGcattgaatatgaaattgaaatttCTGATTAATGTCGGCCATATAGAACAAAAGATTACAGATAGACcattgaaaagaaaagaaactttTGGACAAAATGATTTCTTATTCAACGAAAATTACTTTTTTTCcatcaaaggaaaaaaaaaatttttttttagagaaaataataaacttattaaaatatgatatatatatatatatatatatatatatatatcattaatttaatattacaattaaataacattaaatattttcataaaaaatatttttttatatataaattattttctaaaaaataaacAGAGACTAAATAATAAAAAGTATTTCTAACAACTTAATAAATTCATTTTCAATTTGCTATAAAGCTTGCCAAAAtagattttcttttttaattgacattttgaatttcaaattagGACTATTTTTCTTTAAGCTAAACAtgcattatttttcttttttttttttataagtaaaaattttattaataaaaaggccaaTAAAAATTAGCACATTTTCTAGTATTTTTGTGAGTACTTTATGATAGgtgataattaatttaataataatttttttaaaactataaaattataaatttcataAAGTGTCAAGTCAAAATTAATAGTCTCAATCATGTTCTAGGGtcataattataattttcttaAAGTCATGTATATCATATGATATTTtgtctaaaaattttaattaaattatttaattatattaaattaagaaatttaaaattttaattttttttaaaacgtAAAATTTGAATATTAAAGCCTAAAAGAAATgacaaatatttaaaataaaataaaagaaatgacctCAATAAAATGTGAAGTTGGTGAAGACTCCATATGGGTGGGAAGGAGCACAATGGAAGAGTGGAAGGCAAAGGGAAAGCTTTTGTCAAAGCTGCAATGCTTCAATCCCACACGCCAAGTTTAGAATTGAATCCCAGTCCATTATTAGACCCACTCTACTGTTTTGCATTTAATTTGTGTGGACTAAATAGAGCTATATGATTCTTCCTGAAGACAGGCGAGTCTGATGTTGACTAAAATGCTTGTTCTTTTTGTCCATTAGTAATATGATCCTTCCTAGGAGAATATTATGGTGTTTCTGGTCATCTTCAtcttatttcattttttattcttcctttgctTCTTCATTTGTTCATAAATTTCTTGCATCAGACTAGTTTCCCCGAATATTCATCTCTAGTATTTTGCTTTCTCTACCTTCTTCAAACTCAGTTGCACAAGATCCTTCTTTTATCACTGATCATGGCTTCTACTTCTTCCACTCCTCCCAATCAGTGGAAGACATGGGATGTTTTTATTAGTTTTAGAGGTGCTGATACACGTTATAATATTCTCTCCCATCTCTCTAAAGCCTTGAAGGACAAACAAATCAAGGCCTTTACGGATGAAGAGCTTCGTAAGGGAGAAGAGATCTCATCAGAGCTCTCGAAAATAATCCGGGAATCAAGTATCTCAATAGTCATTTTCTCTGAAAATTATGCAGATTCTTCATGGTGTTTGGATGAGCTCGTTCAGATACTTAAATGCAAGGAAAAATCAGGACAAATAGTTCTACCAGTTTTTTACAAAGTAGATCCGACTGAGGTTCAAAAACTGACAGGGAATTTTCGGAAGGCATTTGCTATTGCCATGCATGGAGAAAAAGGCACTTCACAAAAGGTGGACAACTGGAAGCGTGCTTTGAAAGAAGTAAGCAACTTATCAGGATGGGATTTACAGGAAATCAAGTAAGGTTATTACTTTTTTTAATTACTCTTTACTGTAGTTTTTCTAGTTTTCAATTTAAGGAAGGGGAATCAAAATATAGAAATTTTTAATAGAGTACATTAATCTTAACATAGAGCATTAATACAAATATAGGCAACACTAATATGGAAATCGATATTTGTTACCTTATTCTAACACCAaaacatattaattatatattactaTTTTCTTAGAAGTGTGAGTCTATCATTTCTTACTAGTGTTTGTTGTTCATATGTGACTAGGTATGAGTCCATATTAGTTGAGGAAATCGCCAATGATGTTTTGAAGAAATTTAGTTATATGCCTAAAAGTGATGATTCTTATGATCGCAAATTGATTGGAATTAAATCGCGTGTGGAAAAAGTGGAATGGTTGTTAAAAGATAAGCAAGTTGTAGGAATTTGGGGGATGGGAGGTGTTGGTAAAACAACTATTGCACTAGAAGTACTTCATCGAAACAAAAATCAATTTACCGGTCATTACTTTGCTGAAAATGTTAGGGAAACAATGAAAAATGAATCATCAAGATCAGTACGAACAGAAATCATTCGTCAATTATT includes:
- the LOC131172656 gene encoding disease resistance protein RUN1-like, whose protein sequence is MASTSSTPPNQWKTWDVFISFRGADTRYNILSHLSKALKDKQIKAFTDEELRKGEEISSELSKIIRESSISIVIFSENYADSSWCLDELVQILKCKEKSGQIVLPVFYKVDPTEVQKLTGNFRKAFAIAMHGEKGTSQKVDNWKRALKEVSNLSGWDLQEIKYESILVEEIANDVLKKFSYMPKSDDSYDRKLIGIKSRVEKVEWLLKDKQVVGIWGMGGVGKTTIALEVLHRNKNQFTGHYFAENVRETMKNESSRSVRTEIIRQLLGDKHVDGLNDHVFKRLKSMKVLLIFDDVEDRNHLKDLAGDCDLYGEGSRIIITSRDSLGLSEEDRYEVEKLSDSQGLELFSLHAFEQNRPKEEYKELSNKATNYAGGNPLALKILGSHLFNMHIEEWESELEKLKVEPLEKIQAVLKTSYDGLGDKDKDIFLDIACFFKGQNKDEVERILEALVSFQKVEYLA